In one window of uncultured Draconibacterium sp. DNA:
- a CDS encoding aminoacyl-histidine dipeptidase, translating to MSVDIKNLEPQKVWEIFSEMTQIPRPSNHEEQIQNWAVKFGEKLGLETIKDDAGNVIIKKPATPGMENRKTVVMQGHLDMVPQKNSDKVHDFQNDPIEAFVDGDWVTANGTTLGADNGIGSSAAMAVLASKTLKHGPIEVLLTATEETGMDGANGLKAGMLDAEILINTDSEDEGELYVGCAGGEDVNITFNYTEEEVPVGFVALQLSVTGLKGGHSGMDIILGRGNSIKTFFRIINAAEELGVRLASIDGGSLRNAIPREAFGVLVVEEAKVADFIALVDEVADAVKAELAATEPDIDIAVEQTEMPEMLIDAATQKNVTRAVVGCPNGVIRMSDSMEGLVETSTNLAILKSDAESKTINGGCLMRSSVDSAKDELGTRLKAVFELASAEVTLSGAYPGWKPNMESPILKTMQDVYNAKWGKVPKIMAIHAGLECGILAQNYPHWDMISFGPTIRFPHSPDEKVNIETVKKFWEFLVATLEAIPEK from the coding sequence ATGAGTGTAGATATTAAAAATCTCGAGCCACAAAAAGTGTGGGAGATCTTTTCTGAAATGACCCAAATTCCACGTCCTTCAAACCATGAAGAGCAGATTCAGAACTGGGCCGTAAAATTTGGTGAAAAACTGGGGTTGGAAACCATTAAAGACGATGCTGGAAACGTTATTATAAAAAAGCCGGCAACTCCAGGAATGGAAAACCGAAAAACGGTGGTTATGCAAGGACACCTCGATATGGTTCCGCAAAAAAACAGCGATAAAGTTCACGATTTTCAAAACGATCCGATTGAAGCTTTTGTGGATGGCGATTGGGTAACAGCCAACGGAACAACGCTGGGTGCCGATAATGGTATTGGCTCGTCGGCAGCAATGGCCGTTTTGGCATCGAAGACCCTAAAACACGGCCCCATTGAAGTGTTGCTTACTGCCACCGAAGAAACCGGAATGGACGGGGCAAACGGATTAAAAGCCGGTATGCTCGACGCCGAAATACTGATCAATACCGACTCGGAAGACGAAGGCGAATTGTACGTAGGCTGCGCCGGTGGAGAAGATGTAAACATTACTTTCAACTATACCGAAGAAGAAGTCCCGGTTGGTTTTGTGGCTTTACAATTAAGCGTAACCGGATTAAAAGGTGGCCACTCGGGAATGGATATTATTCTGGGCCGCGGAAATTCGATAAAAACATTTTTCCGGATTATTAATGCTGCCGAAGAACTGGGTGTTCGTTTGGCCAGTATCGATGGCGGAAGTTTAAGAAATGCCATCCCGCGCGAAGCATTTGGAGTGCTTGTTGTTGAAGAGGCAAAAGTGGCTGATTTTATTGCCTTGGTAGATGAAGTTGCCGATGCTGTAAAAGCTGAACTTGCCGCTACCGAACCAGATATTGATATTGCTGTTGAACAAACCGAAATGCCGGAAATGTTGATTGATGCAGCAACCCAGAAAAACGTAACGAGGGCTGTAGTTGGTTGCCCGAATGGAGTTATCCGAATGAGTGACAGCATGGAAGGGCTGGTTGAAACTTCTACCAACCTGGCCATATTAAAATCGGATGCTGAAAGCAAAACCATTAATGGTGGTTGTTTGATGCGAAGCTCGGTTGATTCGGCAAAAGATGAATTGGGCACACGTTTAAAAGCTGTTTTTGAACTGGCCAGTGCCGAAGTAACTCTCTCGGGTGCTTATCCGGGATGGAAGCCAAACATGGAATCGCCGATTTTAAAAACCATGCAGGATGTGTATAATGCCAAGTGGGGTAAGGTGCCAAAAATTATGGCCATTCACGCAGGTTTGGAGTGCGGTATTCTGGCGCAAAACTACCCGCATTGGGACATGATCTCGTTTGGACCAACCATTCGTTTCCCGCACTCGCCGGATGAAAAAGTAAATATTGAAACAGTTAAAAAATTCTGGGAGTTTTTGGTGGCTACACTGGAAGCTATTCCTGAAAAATAG
- a CDS encoding PLP-dependent aminotransferase family protein, producing the protein MEKPSFEKKLSKNYRNIPPSFVRNILNVAENKQFISFAGGLPNPELFPANEIRESANAVLKESAGKILQYAGSMGYYPLRDWIAKRYANKYSMNISADQVVITNGSQQAIDILARLFIDHGDGVVIEKPSYLGAIQALSAYRPEFCQVDLEEDGANLWQVEDWFLKDDLKLMYAVPNAQNPSGISYSASKRKHLAELLKTYDKFLIEDDPYNEIYFEHCFPAPVKKYATNNVAWTGSFSKMIAPGLRNGWVILPDELVPHFDKAKQSTDLNPNNLTQFVIQHYLTNNDLEKHLQAVQKKYNEQYQAMQEAINRFFPGDVSCTTPSGGMFTWLTLPAGISSVDLVQETMKKGVVFVPGNSFYTDGSGQEHIRLNFSNAHLPEIEKGIKIIASELKKMMVSVC; encoded by the coding sequence ATGGAAAAACCATCATTTGAAAAAAAGTTATCGAAGAATTACCGCAACATTCCCCCCTCCTTTGTTCGAAATATTTTAAATGTTGCTGAAAACAAACAGTTTATTTCATTCGCCGGCGGACTGCCAAATCCCGAATTATTCCCGGCTAACGAAATTCGGGAATCAGCCAATGCGGTGTTAAAAGAGTCTGCCGGAAAGATTTTGCAATATGCGGGTTCGATGGGCTACTACCCGCTTCGCGATTGGATTGCCAAACGCTATGCCAATAAATACAGCATGAATATTTCCGCCGATCAGGTGGTGATCACCAATGGGTCGCAACAAGCCATTGATATTCTCGCTCGCTTGTTTATCGACCACGGAGATGGTGTAGTAATTGAAAAACCCAGCTATTTAGGTGCCATTCAGGCTTTATCGGCATACCGACCGGAATTTTGTCAGGTTGATTTGGAAGAAGACGGTGCCAATCTTTGGCAAGTAGAAGACTGGTTCCTGAAAGATGATTTAAAGCTGATGTATGCCGTACCTAATGCTCAAAATCCTTCAGGTATAAGTTACTCCGCATCAAAAAGAAAACACCTGGCAGAACTTTTAAAGACTTACGATAAGTTTCTGATCGAGGATGATCCATACAATGAAATATATTTCGAACACTGCTTTCCTGCTCCCGTAAAAAAATATGCCACTAACAACGTTGCATGGACCGGATCGTTCTCGAAAATGATTGCGCCGGGGTTACGAAACGGATGGGTAATTTTGCCCGATGAGCTGGTTCCACATTTCGACAAGGCCAAACAGTCGACCGATTTAAACCCGAACAATTTAACCCAGTTTGTCATTCAACACTATTTAACCAATAACGATCTGGAAAAACATTTGCAGGCGGTGCAAAAAAAGTATAATGAACAATACCAGGCTATGCAGGAGGCAATCAATCGCTTTTTCCCAGGGGATGTTTCCTGCACAACGCCATCCGGGGGAATGTTTACCTGGTTAACCTTACCGGCCGGAATTTCGTCGGTCGATCTTGTACAGGAAACCATGAAAAAAGGAGTGGTTTTTGTTCCCGGCAACTCGTTTTACACCGATGGAAGCGGACAGGAACACATCCGACTAAATTTTTCGAATGCCCACTTACCAGAAATTGAAAAAGGAATAAAAATTATAGCCTCTGAATTGAAGAAAATGATGGTTAGCGTTTGTTAG
- a CDS encoding DUF559 domain-containing protein: protein MQSSYNKDLKKFARKLRKQGTKGEAILWRDVLKARKMRGHQFNRQFIIKNYIVDFVCRELKLIIEIDGYSHFVKSEEDYTRQKELEDFGYQIIRFSEAMVIYRIDEVVAEIYYAVECLE from the coding sequence ATGCAATCCTCCTACAATAAAGATCTAAAAAAATTTGCTCGAAAACTTCGCAAACAAGGTACTAAAGGAGAAGCCATCCTTTGGCGCGATGTTTTGAAAGCCCGAAAAATGAGAGGCCATCAGTTTAATCGGCAATTTATTATCAAAAACTACATCGTCGATTTTGTGTGCAGAGAACTAAAACTCATCATTGAAATTGATGGCTATTCACATTTTGTAAAGTCGGAAGAAGATTATACCCGACAGAAAGAATTAGAAGATTTTGGCTATCAGATTATTCGCTTTTCAGAAGCAATGGTGATCTACCGGATTGATGAGGTTGTTGCAGAAATTTATTATGCTGTTGAGTGTTTGGAATAA
- a CDS encoding peptidase domain-containing ABC transporter, which translates to MNIKVKQRDITDCGAACLASVAAHYKLKLPVSKIRQWAGTDKKGTNAWGLIKAAEKMGMTAKGVKATPEALAEIPLPAIAHVIVKEKLQHYVVIYKVTPAYVEKMDPGTGKLEKQPIEEFKKEWTGVLILLSPSGDFVARNEKISNFKRFGFLLRPHRGTLIQALFGAVVFTILGLATSIYIQKITDHVLTNGNRNLLNLLSIIMIVILLLQVFVGSFQTMLVLKTGQLIDARLILGYYKHLLKLPQRFFDTMRTGEIVSRINDAVKIRAFINDTMINFIVNIFIVVFAFSLMFIYNWKLALIMLLVIPLYTGLYIAVNYLNKKRERKIMEQSAELESQLVESINSERTIKQLGIEEFSNIKTEVRFVSLLHSAYKSGLNSVFSGNTSLFISRIFTIILLWVGSLFVLNQEITQGELMSFYALIGYFTGPVSGLIGMNKTYQNASIAADRLFEIMDLEQETDDDLVDASEHVLGDIVFQNVSFSYGTRVDVFENFNVCFKQGEVTAIIGESGSGKTTIAALLQKLYPINEGAVYIGSTNIRYFSNQSLRQVVGIVPQNLDLFTGRVIDNIAVGEFTPDMQRVLDICTQLGIIEFIEKLPNGFNTLVGEHGATLSGGQKQRLAIARALYRNPKILIMDEATSSLDSEAENYVQETIHQLRNEGKTVIIIAHRLSTVLMADNIVVLEDGKLIEQGSHDELYAQQGKYFSLWQKQMPVFERNFTTNI; encoded by the coding sequence ATGAATATAAAAGTAAAACAACGCGATATTACCGATTGCGGAGCTGCTTGTCTGGCATCGGTAGCAGCGCATTATAAACTTAAACTTCCTGTTTCAAAAATCCGACAATGGGCAGGTACCGATAAAAAGGGAACCAATGCCTGGGGACTGATAAAAGCTGCTGAAAAAATGGGCATGACTGCTAAAGGAGTAAAAGCAACTCCCGAAGCATTAGCAGAAATACCCCTGCCTGCAATTGCTCATGTTATTGTAAAAGAAAAGCTGCAACACTATGTGGTTATTTACAAAGTAACTCCCGCTTATGTTGAGAAAATGGATCCCGGAACCGGGAAATTGGAAAAACAGCCTATTGAAGAATTTAAAAAAGAATGGACTGGAGTTTTGATCCTGTTGTCTCCCTCGGGAGATTTTGTTGCACGAAACGAAAAAATATCAAATTTTAAACGCTTCGGTTTTTTACTCCGTCCCCACCGGGGAACGCTTATACAAGCTTTATTTGGTGCTGTCGTTTTTACTATACTTGGCCTGGCAACTTCCATTTACATTCAAAAAATTACTGACCATGTTTTGACAAACGGAAATCGTAACCTTTTAAACCTGCTGAGTATAATAATGATTGTAATATTGTTACTGCAGGTTTTTGTCGGCTCGTTTCAAACCATGTTGGTATTAAAGACCGGACAATTGATAGATGCCCGATTAATTTTAGGGTACTACAAACACTTGTTAAAACTGCCCCAGCGTTTTTTCGATACCATGCGCACCGGCGAAATTGTTTCGCGTATTAACGATGCCGTTAAAATAAGAGCATTTATAAACGACACGATGATTAACTTTATTGTCAATATTTTTATTGTGGTTTTTGCATTTTCATTAATGTTTATCTACAACTGGAAACTGGCATTAATCATGTTATTGGTAATCCCTCTCTACACAGGGCTTTATATTGCAGTAAACTACCTGAATAAAAAACGCGAGCGAAAAATAATGGAACAGTCCGCAGAGCTGGAATCGCAGCTGGTGGAATCCATTAATTCGGAACGAACAATAAAGCAGTTAGGAATTGAGGAGTTCTCAAATATAAAAACTGAAGTGCGTTTCGTTTCCCTGCTTCATTCGGCTTATAAATCGGGTTTAAATTCGGTTTTTTCTGGGAACACGTCACTGTTTATCAGCCGTATCTTTACCATAATCCTTTTGTGGGTAGGAAGTTTGTTTGTGTTAAACCAGGAAATTACTCAGGGAGAGCTCATGTCGTTTTACGCGCTTATTGGGTATTTTACCGGGCCTGTTTCCGGATTGATAGGTATGAACAAAACTTATCAAAATGCCAGTATTGCGGCCGACCGTCTTTTCGAAATAATGGATCTGGAACAGGAAACGGATGATGATTTGGTTGATGCTTCTGAACATGTTCTTGGAGATATCGTTTTTCAAAATGTATCATTCAGTTACGGAACACGCGTTGATGTTTTTGAAAACTTTAACGTGTGCTTTAAGCAGGGCGAGGTAACAGCCATAATTGGCGAAAGTGGCTCGGGGAAAACAACCATTGCAGCATTGCTTCAAAAGTTATATCCAATAAACGAAGGAGCTGTTTACATTGGTAGCACCAATATCCGGTATTTTAGCAATCAGAGTTTACGACAAGTGGTGGGGATTGTACCGCAAAATCTTGATCTTTTTACCGGGCGGGTAATTGATAATATTGCCGTTGGCGAATTTACCCCCGATATGCAACGGGTACTTGATATTTGCACTCAGCTGGGTATAATAGAGTTTATTGAAAAATTACCCAACGGATTTAACACCCTTGTTGGCGAGCATGGCGCAACACTTTCGGGCGGGCAAAAACAACGGCTGGCCATTGCCCGCGCTTTGTACCGCAACCCCAAAATATTAATTATGGACGAAGCTACTTCTTCCTTAGACTCCGAAGCCGAAAATTATGTGCAGGAAACCATACACCAGTTACGAAATGAAGGAAAAACAGTAATTATAATAGCGCACCGTTTAAGTACCGTTTTAATGGCCGATAACATTGTGGTACTTGAAGATGGTAAGTTAATTGAACAAGGTTCGCACGATGAACTTTATGCCCAACAGGGTAAATACTTTAGTTTATGGCAAAAACAAATGCCTGTTTTTGAACGAAATTTCACTACTAATATCTAA
- a CDS encoding HlyD family efflux transporter periplasmic adaptor subunit: MSRSEWQQLAVNYQQENKNFESEIKSLQNEIRNYTITAPTSGHITNYNGIKTGGFVSPGQTIAIISPDDHIMAEHLVSPQDIGYLHENMPVIFQVDAYNYNQWGMASGTITEISNEIYIVNNQPFFKVRSSLNQSYLLLKNGYQGKLKKGLTNTARYKITKRTLAQLLFDKTDNWLNPKIVSE, encoded by the coding sequence ATGAGTAGGAGCGAATGGCAGCAACTGGCTGTTAATTACCAACAAGAAAACAAAAACTTTGAGAGTGAAATAAAAAGCCTTCAAAACGAAATAAGAAACTACACCATAACAGCCCCTACATCCGGGCATATAACTAATTACAATGGTATTAAAACAGGAGGTTTTGTTTCTCCCGGACAAACCATTGCCATAATAAGCCCCGACGATCATATTATGGCAGAGCACCTTGTTTCGCCGCAAGATATTGGTTATTTACATGAAAATATGCCGGTTATTTTTCAGGTTGATGCATACAACTACAACCAGTGGGGAATGGCATCAGGAACTATTACTGAAATTTCAAATGAAATATATATCGTAAATAATCAGCCCTTTTTTAAAGTACGGAGTAGCCTTAATCAGTCATACTTGTTGCTTAAAAATGGTTATCAGGGCAAGTTAAAAAAGGGACTTACAAATACAGCCAGATATAAAATCACTAAACGTACTCTTGCACAATTACTTTTTGATAAAACTGATAATTGGCTTAACCCTAAAATCGTTTCAGAATAA
- a CDS encoding DUF4831 family protein: MRYLALIIAVMIVVPTFGQRKKKDDEGIAPAYVEGIAYALPRTGIKVYVEAIREKFEPGPYAAYARQLLGIKDARSRASVKWSVSAVKIETFSEPDPQQVYKAMGDIAATISLAPNGCLAGINTNRTVAVPLQTQSNKTFQKPDLDDGFSFDYFSDTPFLIPGDSTNNFRPTAVSVEQKAAEAAQRVLNCRMNQYDLAALRIDGEYPDGKAYEVSLEELKRTEQNYIKLFVGRTTTKTETYSFDYVPAANEKNAVIFRISDENGVVPASDLSGKPVMVEFEQAAGLLDKYNAEAVSDNPDAGYDGVYYRMPGVASIKIIYELNSLASARATIAQFGTIAPVPEDLLGGNYSIEFHPETGAIKSVQMK; encoded by the coding sequence ATGAGGTATTTAGCTTTGATAATTGCTGTAATGATAGTCGTCCCAACTTTTGGACAGCGCAAAAAGAAAGACGACGAAGGAATCGCTCCCGCCTATGTTGAAGGGATTGCATATGCTTTACCACGCACGGGAATTAAAGTATACGTTGAAGCGATTCGTGAGAAATTCGAACCAGGACCATACGCTGCATATGCCCGGCAGTTACTTGGGATAAAGGATGCCCGAAGCAGAGCATCGGTAAAATGGTCGGTGTCGGCTGTTAAAATCGAAACTTTTTCGGAGCCCGATCCGCAACAGGTATACAAAGCAATGGGCGATATCGCCGCAACGATCAGCCTGGCGCCCAACGGTTGTCTTGCCGGAATAAATACAAACAGAACAGTTGCAGTGCCGCTGCAGACTCAATCAAACAAAACATTTCAGAAACCGGATCTCGACGATGGTTTTTCCTTTGATTATTTCTCGGATACACCCTTCTTGATTCCCGGAGATTCTACCAATAATTTCCGGCCGACGGCTGTGAGTGTGGAGCAAAAAGCTGCCGAAGCGGCACAGCGTGTACTCAATTGCCGAATGAATCAGTACGATCTGGCTGCACTCCGTATCGACGGCGAATACCCCGATGGAAAAGCCTATGAGGTGAGTCTGGAAGAGCTAAAACGTACCGAGCAGAATTACATCAAACTGTTTGTTGGCCGTACCACAACTAAAACCGAAACCTACAGTTTTGATTATGTGCCGGCTGCCAACGAAAAGAATGCAGTGATCTTCCGTATTTCGGATGAAAACGGTGTTGTTCCTGCCAGCGATCTTTCAGGAAAACCAGTTATGGTGGAGTTTGAACAGGCTGCCGGTTTATTGGATAAATACAACGCAGAGGCCGTATCGGATAACCCCGATGCCGGTTACGATGGTGTTTACTACCGCATGCCGGGAGTAGCCAGCATTAAAATTATTTACGAGTTGAACAGCCTCGCCTCGGCGCGTGCAACCATTGCACAGTTTGGAACTATCGCCCCGGTACCTGAAGATTTATTGGGTGGTAATTATTCCATCGAATTTCATCCCGAAACAGGAGCTATTAAATCCGTTCAAATGAAATAG
- a CDS encoding peptide MFS transporter, with protein MSRNADKAFFGHPIGLSTLFASEMWERFSYYGMRALLVLFLTATFASGGFEMAELDAFTIYGIFTGLVYVTPIIGGMLADKVLGQRKSIYIGGLTMAIGQLLLAASAGLHGSDASIEFRQTIFYAGLGILILGNGFFKPNISTMVGELYDNNDPRKDGGFTIFYMGINLGAFFSPLVAGKLGEQVAWQYGFLAAGVGMLLGTIWFFVRSHTLGHIGMPPKVKAERVRLILKDWFSILLYVIGIVGLIFAIIVGWGAIPSAVSTALIWVLGVGGVIILTTTIFKGTNGKAEWSRVGVILVLAVFNILFWSGFEQAGTTFNIFARDNTQRMIGDWEIPATWFQSINAIWIVACAPLFSVLWLKLDRVKLNPNTPMKFAWGLIMLSLGFVIMAIAFSRSTGGDSIRLVSPLWLIVVYLFHTFGELCLSPIGLSMVTKLSPPKLVSTMMGVWFGSIAAGNFVASQMKAISIQLEKALGTEIQVFWLIAIQSAIIALVAIALSPWLKKMMHGIK; from the coding sequence ATGAGTAGAAATGCAGATAAAGCCTTCTTTGGTCACCCGATCGGGCTTTCAACACTGTTTGCCAGTGAGATGTGGGAACGCTTTAGTTACTACGGAATGCGAGCCTTACTGGTTCTTTTTCTTACAGCAACTTTTGCTTCAGGCGGATTTGAAATGGCAGAACTCGATGCCTTTACCATTTATGGTATTTTCACCGGGTTAGTGTATGTAACCCCAATTATAGGCGGAATGCTGGCCGACAAAGTACTTGGACAGCGAAAATCGATTTACATAGGTGGTTTAACTATGGCCATCGGTCAATTACTATTGGCTGCCAGTGCGGGTTTACACGGATCTGATGCAAGCATTGAATTCCGTCAAACCATTTTTTATGCCGGTTTAGGAATATTGATACTGGGTAATGGTTTCTTTAAACCCAATATTTCAACCATGGTGGGCGAATTGTACGACAATAACGACCCACGAAAAGATGGTGGTTTTACCATTTTCTACATGGGTATTAACCTGGGAGCTTTCTTTTCTCCACTGGTAGCCGGAAAATTAGGTGAACAAGTAGCCTGGCAATATGGATTCCTCGCAGCCGGTGTGGGAATGTTATTAGGAACAATATGGTTTTTTGTACGCAGCCATACACTCGGTCATATCGGAATGCCTCCGAAAGTAAAAGCAGAACGGGTTCGTTTAATATTAAAAGACTGGTTTAGCATCTTATTGTATGTTATTGGCATTGTTGGATTAATTTTCGCGATAATCGTAGGATGGGGAGCTATACCATCAGCAGTAAGTACAGCTCTTATATGGGTACTTGGCGTTGGTGGAGTAATTATACTAACCACCACAATATTCAAGGGAACCAACGGTAAAGCTGAATGGTCGCGCGTTGGAGTAATACTCGTTCTGGCCGTCTTCAACATCTTGTTCTGGAGTGGTTTTGAGCAAGCCGGAACAACCTTTAATATTTTTGCCCGCGACAATACGCAACGAATGATCGGTGACTGGGAAATTCCGGCAACGTGGTTTCAAAGTATCAATGCCATATGGATTGTAGCATGTGCTCCACTATTCAGTGTATTGTGGTTAAAGCTTGATAGAGTAAAATTGAATCCTAATACACCAATGAAATTTGCCTGGGGTTTAATTATGCTTTCTCTTGGTTTTGTGATAATGGCCATTGCTTTTAGCAGATCTACCGGAGGCGACTCTATTCGTTTGGTTAGCCCACTATGGCTGATCGTGGTTTACCTGTTTCATACCTTTGGTGAATTGTGTCTGTCGCCTATCGGACTTTCAATGGTAACTAAGTTATCGCCACCGAAACTGGTTTCTACGATGATGGGAGTTTGGTTTGGTTCTATTGCTGCAGGTAATTTTGTGGCATCGCAAATGAAAGCGATTTCAATACAACTGGAAAAAGCACTTGGCACTGAAATTCAGGTTTTCTGGCTGATCGCTATTCAGTCGGCAATTATTGCGTTGGTTGCAATTGCTCTTTCGCCATGGCTGAAAAAGATGATGCACGGAATAAAATAA
- a CDS encoding HAMP domain-containing sensor histidine kinase, translating to MELNNLLIINIVNSGISLIMGVIMLFLNRFSYKLGTGYWASGAIIIGVGLLIKAVFPSFESFVIAGFPIFVTIGFYLYLAGIWKFKGKNINYWIMVGIPVLDVLQTILFFKIFPFYRIHLGLHYLFITIYFSLAIFEMIRINTEQKYLKNIFLLNALSFSISLVIVLLGFYILFTTPNIDPLQVNPTVIITFMINGFLMISLTFGFLTAVNLRLNMELEGQVKSNTKFLSIIAHDLRGPVGNITSFLDLLQNEKEISEEDRKKYLKLLNVLSQSTFHLLQNLLEWATKSKNLNKFESEQIELGQIISGNIDFFKCATSLKSIDLKFIEEEKIAVSGNSNMLETIVRNLISNAIKFTPNGGTITVTTEKTNGNVRLTVSDTGQGMKPELINSFYKFETNTSTVGTNGEAGSGLGLVLCKELASRMNGIINIESDIGVGTKVIIDFPLVV from the coding sequence ATGGAACTAAATAACTTACTCATTATAAATATTGTAAACTCGGGAATTAGTTTGATAATGGGGGTTATTATGCTATTTCTAAATCGATTCTCGTATAAGCTTGGAACTGGCTATTGGGCATCGGGCGCCATAATAATTGGTGTTGGGCTCTTAATAAAAGCTGTTTTTCCATCCTTTGAATCTTTTGTAATTGCCGGTTTCCCAATTTTTGTAACCATAGGTTTCTATTTGTATTTAGCAGGGATTTGGAAATTTAAAGGGAAAAATATTAACTACTGGATCATGGTTGGTATTCCTGTATTGGATGTTTTGCAAACCATTCTGTTTTTTAAAATTTTCCCCTTTTACAGAATTCACTTAGGCTTGCATTACCTCTTCATAACGATATACTTTTCGCTTGCCATTTTTGAAATGATTCGAATAAACACAGAACAAAAGTACCTGAAGAACATATTCCTTCTTAATGCTTTATCCTTTTCTATTTCATTAGTTATTGTATTGCTAGGTTTCTACATTTTATTTACTACCCCTAATATTGACCCCTTGCAGGTAAACCCCACTGTAATTATTACATTTATGATTAATGGGTTTTTAATGATCTCCTTAACATTTGGATTTTTAACCGCTGTTAATCTTCGGTTGAACATGGAGCTTGAGGGACAAGTAAAATCAAATACTAAATTTCTTTCAATAATCGCACACGATTTAAGAGGGCCCGTTGGAAACATAACCAGTTTTTTGGATTTGTTACAAAATGAAAAAGAAATAAGTGAAGAGGATAGAAAAAAATATTTGAAATTATTAAATGTTCTTAGTCAATCCACGTTTCATCTTTTGCAAAATTTGTTGGAATGGGCAACTAAATCAAAGAACCTAAACAAATTTGAGAGTGAGCAAATTGAATTAGGTCAAATAATCTCGGGCAACATCGATTTTTTTAAATGTGCAACATCATTAAAATCTATCGATTTAAAATTTATTGAAGAAGAAAAAATTGCTGTTTCAGGTAACTCGAACATGCTTGAGACTATTGTTCGCAATTTAATCTCAAATGCGATTAAATTTACCCCTAACGGAGGAACAATAACAGTTACAACAGAAAAAACAAATGGCAACGTGCGTTTGACTGTATCGGACACTGGACAAGGTATGAAGCCGGAATTAATAAATTCATTCTATAAATTTGAAACAAACACATCAACGGTTGGTACAAATGGAGAAGCTGGTTCAGGCCTGGGACTTGTGCTTTGTAAAGAATTAGCATCAAGAATGAATGGTATAATTAATATTGAAAGTGATATTGGTGTTGGGACCAAAGTTATTATTGACTTTCCATTGGTAGTGTAA
- the aat gene encoding leucyl/phenylalanyl-tRNA--protein transferase, whose protein sequence is MIQFPDPNQADDDGLLAQGGKLSPEFLLSAYCQGVFPWFCEGEPILWWSPNPRMVLLPKGFKLKKSLRQVINKGIFDLRIDTAFHEVITACSKTKRSHEDETWITNGMIDGYIQLHKLGYAHSFETYFEGKLVGGLYGLSLGNCFFGESMFFTLTDASKFAFYHMVQFALKNNFAFIDAQQPTDHLASLGAKPIPRKDFLEMLEKVLQENTLQGPWIKMMGV, encoded by the coding sequence ATGATACAATTTCCCGATCCGAACCAGGCCGACGATGATGGATTGCTGGCACAAGGTGGCAAGCTTTCGCCTGAGTTTTTGCTGTCGGCCTACTGCCAGGGTGTTTTCCCTTGGTTTTGCGAGGGCGAACCTATTTTATGGTGGTCGCCCAACCCGCGAATGGTATTGCTGCCCAAGGGTTTTAAATTGAAGAAAAGTCTACGACAGGTCATTAACAAAGGGATTTTTGATTTGCGTATCGACACGGCTTTCCACGAAGTAATTACGGCGTGCAGTAAAACCAAACGCAGTCACGAAGATGAAACCTGGATTACCAACGGCATGATCGACGGCTATATCCAATTACATAAACTGGGTTATGCCCACTCCTTTGAGACTTATTTTGAAGGCAAGCTGGTTGGTGGATTGTACGGTCTTTCGCTGGGAAATTGTTTTTTTGGCGAATCGATGTTTTTTACCCTTACCGACGCCAGCAAATTTGCCTTTTACCACATGGTGCAATTTGCCCTGAAAAACAACTTTGCTTTTATCGATGCTCAGCAACCTACCGACCACCTGGCAAGTCTGGGCGCTAAACCCATTCCGCGAAAAGACTTTTTGGAAATGCTGGAAAAAGTTTTGCAGGAAAATACTTTACAGGGGCCGTGGATAAAGATGATGGGAGTCTAA